A region from the Actinoplanes sp. OR16 genome encodes:
- a CDS encoding serine hydrolase, with protein MDLRERAAALIESAGYGDGDRVVAGLRHGDAPAVYVSHGEPFTTACVASVSKQITAACVALLVRQGELDVESALADWILELPAWAATVRVRHLIHHTGGLPEAGEFFALKKAGRDRTVPGILAELGGHETVESTPGTAFSYRNPGYTCLSVIVERIAGEPFPDFARSRLFEPLGMTATRYWPGPDPFPPGATPTEPGSPAPLSLGDCGVWSTAADLMRWNEALANDELGVSGLLHTAGRLDDGTPLPYGWGVDVLTRAGFPLHRHGGLWAGLSAQIARLPAQRAAMVVIALDHTEARTQRLADSLIDELVTH; from the coding sequence GTGGATCTTCGCGAACGGGCCGCCGCGCTTATCGAGTCGGCCGGGTACGGCGACGGCGACCGGGTCGTGGCCGGGCTGCGGCACGGGGACGCGCCGGCGGTGTACGTGAGCCACGGCGAGCCGTTCACGACGGCCTGCGTCGCGTCGGTGTCGAAGCAGATCACGGCCGCGTGCGTGGCGCTGCTCGTACGGCAGGGGGAGCTCGACGTCGAGTCGGCGCTGGCCGACTGGATCCTCGAGCTTCCGGCGTGGGCGGCCACCGTCCGGGTGCGGCACCTGATCCACCACACCGGAGGGCTGCCCGAGGCCGGCGAGTTCTTCGCGCTCAAGAAGGCCGGCCGGGACCGGACCGTCCCCGGCATCCTGGCCGAGCTGGGCGGGCACGAGACCGTGGAGAGCACACCGGGAACCGCCTTCAGCTACCGCAATCCCGGCTACACCTGCCTGTCGGTCATCGTCGAACGGATCGCCGGCGAGCCGTTCCCCGACTTCGCGCGCTCACGCCTGTTCGAACCGCTCGGCATGACCGCCACCCGCTACTGGCCCGGCCCGGATCCGTTCCCGCCCGGCGCCACACCGACCGAACCGGGTTCCCCGGCGCCGCTGTCACTGGGCGACTGCGGCGTCTGGTCGACGGCGGCCGACCTGATGCGCTGGAACGAGGCCCTGGCGAACGATGAACTCGGCGTCTCCGGCCTGCTGCACACGGCCGGCCGGCTCGACGACGGCACGCCCCTCCCCTACGGCTGGGGCGTCGACGTGCTGACCCGAGCCGGCTTCCCGCTGCACCGCCACGGCGGCCTGTGGGCAGGACTGAGCGCCCAGATCGCCCGGCTGCCCGCCCAGCGCGCCGCCATGGTGGTGATCGCGCTGGATCACACGGAGGCCCGTACCCAGAGACTCGCCGACAGCCTGATCGACGAGTTGGTCACCCACTGA
- a CDS encoding fumarylacetoacetate hydrolase family protein — protein MRFGTLDGRFVALRDGLAVDTGLDPLSALARLDSLGASLPPFPYEESSLGAPVPHPRQVFAVALNYRPHAAEAGYRPPADPLIFTKFPSCITGPFAEVTLPPGRPDWEIEVVAVIGAGGFAIPRSQAWDAVAGLTVGQDLSERELQTRGTPPQFSLAKSFPGFGPTGPVLVTPDEFPDRDDIAFTCHLGDELVQHGRTSEMIFPIPELVARISAVCPLLPGDLIFTGTPAGVGNRRTPPRYLRPGEVLTSRVEGIGEIRQTFR, from the coding sequence ATGCGGTTCGGGACTCTGGACGGGCGCTTCGTGGCGCTCCGCGACGGCCTGGCCGTGGACACCGGCCTCGACCCCTTGTCCGCGCTCGCGCGTCTCGACTCGCTGGGTGCTTCACTTCCTCCTTTCCCGTACGAGGAGAGCTCTCTCGGCGCCCCTGTTCCGCACCCTCGGCAGGTCTTCGCGGTGGCACTGAACTACCGGCCGCACGCCGCCGAGGCCGGCTACCGGCCACCGGCCGACCCACTGATCTTCACGAAGTTCCCGTCCTGCATCACCGGCCCGTTCGCCGAGGTCACCCTGCCGCCCGGCCGCCCGGACTGGGAGATCGAGGTGGTCGCGGTGATCGGCGCGGGCGGTTTCGCGATCCCCCGCTCGCAGGCGTGGGACGCGGTGGCGGGACTGACCGTCGGCCAGGACCTCTCCGAGCGGGAACTGCAGACGCGCGGCACTCCCCCGCAGTTCTCCCTGGCCAAGTCCTTCCCCGGCTTCGGACCCACCGGCCCGGTCCTGGTCACCCCGGACGAATTCCCCGACCGCGACGACATCGCCTTCACCTGCCACCTCGGCGACGAACTGGTCCAGCACGGCCGCACCAGCGAGATGATCTTCCCGATCCCGGAGCTGGTGGCCCGCATCTCCGCCGTCTGCCCCCTGCTACCCGGCGACCTCATCTTCACCGGCACCCCGGCGGGGGTCGGCAACCGGCGGACGCCACCGCGCTACCTGCGGCCCGGCGAGGTCCTGACCAGCCGAGTGGAAGGCATCGGCGAGATCCGCCAGACCTTCCGCTGA
- a CDS encoding fumarylacetoacetate hydrolase family protein, whose protein sequence is MRIGYAMRLVTFDEGRVGRLEDDTVVELDCGSTREFFARDGVVGETGERLALSGVRLKAPIVPKKFFHTAGNFAAHHEELQAVNWSHPVHKGIVFFQNVDAIIGPDDDIVYPEGLTKELDYELELGVIIGKPGKWFTPEQAVEHIAGYLVFNDITARDIQRREMQSGVFSFSKGIDTFCPIGPWIVTADEIGDPHKLAMELRVNGEVRQSGNTDQLLLPIPHLVAHHSPQGYSAGDIITTGTISGVAAIQPNPFDYYLRPGDVVEAEIEGVGVLRNRVVPWSAAHDTPPYSSSLYGSLV, encoded by the coding sequence GTGAGAATCGGATACGCGATGCGCCTGGTGACTTTCGATGAGGGACGGGTCGGCCGGCTCGAGGACGACACGGTCGTCGAGCTGGACTGCGGTTCGACCCGGGAGTTCTTCGCACGGGACGGCGTGGTCGGCGAGACCGGGGAACGGCTGGCGCTGTCCGGCGTACGGCTGAAGGCCCCCATCGTCCCGAAGAAGTTCTTCCACACCGCCGGGAACTTCGCCGCGCACCACGAGGAACTCCAGGCGGTGAACTGGTCGCACCCGGTGCACAAGGGCATCGTGTTCTTCCAGAACGTCGACGCGATCATCGGGCCGGACGACGACATCGTCTATCCGGAAGGGCTCACCAAGGAGCTGGACTACGAGCTGGAGCTCGGCGTGATCATCGGCAAGCCCGGCAAGTGGTTCACGCCCGAGCAGGCCGTCGAGCACATCGCCGGCTACCTGGTCTTCAACGACATCACCGCCCGCGACATCCAGCGCCGCGAGATGCAGTCCGGGGTGTTCTCGTTCTCGAAGGGCATCGACACCTTCTGCCCGATCGGCCCGTGGATCGTCACCGCCGACGAGATCGGTGACCCGCACAAGCTCGCCATGGAGCTGCGGGTCAACGGCGAGGTCCGGCAATCCGGCAACACCGATCAGCTGCTGCTGCCGATCCCGCACCTGGTCGCCCACCACTCCCCGCAGGGCTACTCGGCCGGCGACATCATCACGACCGGCACCATCTCCGGCGTCGCGGCCATCCAGCCGAACCCGTTCGACTATTACCTGCGTCCCGGCGACGTCGTCGAGGCCGAGATCGAAGGTGTCGGCGTGCTGCGCAACCGGGTGGTGCCGTGGAGCGCCGCGCACGACACACCGCCGTACTCCAGCTCGCTCTACGGTTCCCTCGTCTGA
- a CDS encoding AAA family ATPase — MTLSSPVLIGREDLLDLAGRRLAEAAGGAGELLLLAGEAGIGKTRLLREISGRAAGDGFAVVGAAAVPGDAEVAAGLLTDLGAALRRDPATAEIGARLIRQLRKDGVQHRRLLVADLLDMIEEVIQRPTLITCEDLHWADELTLDLLARLALRARSLPLLVVGTYRSDELYPRTPTRAWRSRLVTQRHAEEARLPRLDRAGTAKLAAAITGEERGDVFDRTDGIPLHVEEFLAAADADRVPDSLADAVLFRAEQLGTAARDLAATASVLGRSFDLDLLAAITKERPDVIDAALRELGERFFVQPRGDGSAYDFRHALIRDALYADLAPLRRRELHGRAAEVAAAAGFAPAFVSDQFERAQRPHEAFPYAEKAAAEAAALSAHQEAAHLYRRALRTIPAGRNRAAVLTALAGEFAAIDDNAAADAAYAEAYRIRIECGEPVAAAALLPEWVAVRHLLGDDLGRRTATLDAGLDLAGDDLAVRARLHAALAAAYMLDRRLPEALDNGERARMVLHDDLDLDVTVGSVLLFLGRLDEGYALLETAISRAAGGNREKTAARAYRMIGSSTSVLVEYDRAERWLTEGIAYADRVERFNDRHYMAAHLAHVRWATGDIAGARTLAEAALADGRGGITTRITALHVLGYADLAADPVAAHAALTTAADLGAAMHELQRVSPAWWGLAELAFLGGDHDAALARCEQGFAASAAVGDASYLFPYVVTAVRSALAANGPSRAREWLARAEPLLAARAIPGTLAAADHAWGLIHLAEGQTGMARARLDRAATAWAARRRFWEGTAVLLDQARCAHRTRRPAEAAALVTAARTAWGPSSPPSAWLAGTPAAGGPAESPLTARELEVARLVASGRTDREIAGELVISPRTVGAHVEHIRTKLGVTRRAQIAGWLATAVSDDSPARLQDRRRGS; from the coding sequence GTGACGCTCAGCAGTCCGGTCCTGATCGGCCGTGAAGACCTGCTCGACCTCGCCGGGCGGCGGCTGGCCGAGGCCGCCGGAGGCGCCGGCGAACTGCTGCTCCTGGCCGGGGAGGCGGGCATCGGCAAGACCCGGCTGCTGCGGGAGATCAGCGGGCGGGCGGCCGGCGACGGGTTCGCGGTGGTCGGCGCGGCGGCCGTCCCCGGTGACGCGGAGGTCGCCGCGGGCCTGCTGACCGATCTCGGCGCGGCGCTGCGACGGGACCCGGCGACCGCGGAGATCGGCGCCCGGCTGATCCGGCAGCTGAGGAAGGACGGAGTCCAGCATCGGCGGCTGCTGGTCGCCGACCTCCTCGACATGATCGAAGAGGTGATCCAGCGACCGACCCTGATCACCTGCGAGGACCTGCACTGGGCCGACGAGCTGACCCTCGACCTGCTCGCCAGGCTGGCGCTGCGGGCCCGGTCGCTGCCGCTGCTGGTTGTCGGTACGTACCGCAGCGACGAGCTCTACCCACGGACGCCGACGCGCGCCTGGCGGTCCCGGCTGGTCACCCAGCGCCACGCCGAGGAGGCCCGGCTGCCCCGCCTCGACCGGGCCGGCACCGCGAAGCTGGCGGCGGCCATCACCGGCGAGGAGCGCGGCGACGTCTTCGACCGCACCGACGGGATCCCGCTGCACGTCGAGGAGTTCCTGGCCGCCGCCGACGCCGATCGGGTGCCGGACAGCCTGGCCGACGCGGTGCTGTTCCGGGCCGAGCAGCTCGGCACGGCAGCCCGGGACCTGGCCGCGACGGCGTCGGTGCTGGGCCGGTCGTTCGACCTCGACCTGCTGGCCGCGATCACGAAGGAGCGGCCGGATGTGATCGATGCGGCGCTGCGGGAGCTGGGCGAGCGGTTCTTCGTGCAGCCGCGCGGCGACGGCAGCGCGTACGACTTCCGGCACGCCCTGATCCGCGACGCGCTCTACGCCGACCTCGCCCCGCTGCGACGGCGTGAACTGCACGGCCGAGCCGCCGAGGTGGCGGCGGCGGCCGGTTTCGCCCCGGCGTTCGTGAGCGACCAGTTCGAACGGGCGCAGCGTCCGCACGAGGCTTTCCCGTACGCGGAGAAGGCCGCCGCCGAAGCCGCCGCCCTCTCCGCCCACCAGGAGGCCGCCCACCTCTACCGGCGGGCGCTGCGGACGATCCCGGCCGGAAGGAACCGGGCGGCCGTGCTGACCGCCCTGGCCGGGGAGTTCGCGGCGATCGACGACAACGCGGCGGCGGACGCCGCCTACGCCGAGGCGTACCGGATCCGGATCGAGTGCGGCGAACCGGTGGCGGCGGCCGCCCTGCTGCCCGAGTGGGTGGCGGTGCGCCACCTGCTCGGCGACGACCTGGGAAGACGGACCGCGACTCTGGACGCCGGATTGGACCTGGCCGGGGACGATCTCGCGGTGCGGGCGCGGTTGCACGCGGCGCTCGCGGCGGCGTACATGCTGGATCGGAGGCTCCCCGAAGCACTGGACAACGGTGAACGGGCACGGATGGTCCTCCACGACGACCTCGACCTGGATGTCACGGTCGGTTCGGTGCTGCTGTTCCTGGGCCGGCTGGACGAGGGATACGCCCTGCTGGAGACCGCGATCAGCCGCGCTGCCGGCGGGAACCGGGAGAAGACGGCCGCGCGGGCGTACCGGATGATCGGCTCTTCGACGTCGGTCCTCGTCGAATACGATCGCGCGGAGCGGTGGCTGACCGAGGGGATCGCCTACGCGGACCGGGTCGAGCGGTTCAACGACCGGCACTACATGGCGGCACACCTGGCGCACGTGCGGTGGGCGACCGGTGACATCGCGGGCGCGCGGACCCTCGCCGAGGCCGCGCTCGCCGACGGCCGCGGCGGCATCACGACCCGCATCACCGCCCTGCACGTGCTCGGTTACGCGGATCTCGCCGCCGATCCGGTGGCGGCGCACGCGGCGCTGACCACCGCAGCGGATCTCGGTGCGGCCATGCACGAGCTCCAGCGCGTCTCCCCGGCCTGGTGGGGCCTGGCCGAGCTGGCGTTCCTCGGCGGAGATCACGACGCGGCCCTCGCGCGGTGCGAGCAGGGATTCGCGGCATCGGCCGCGGTGGGTGACGCTTCCTACCTCTTCCCGTACGTCGTCACCGCCGTGCGAAGCGCGCTGGCGGCGAACGGGCCCTCGCGGGCCCGGGAGTGGCTGGCGCGGGCCGAGCCCTTGCTGGCGGCACGCGCGATCCCCGGAACCCTCGCCGCCGCCGACCACGCGTGGGGTCTGATCCACCTGGCGGAGGGGCAGACCGGGATGGCCCGTGCCCGGCTCGACCGGGCAGCGACGGCCTGGGCCGCCCGGCGGCGCTTCTGGGAGGGTACGGCCGTGCTGCTGGACCAGGCCCGCTGTGCCCATCGCACGAGACGCCCGGCCGAGGCGGCGGCCCTGGTCACGGCCGCCCGGACGGCGTGGGGACCGAGCTCGCCGCCGTCCGCGTGGCTGGCCGGGACGCCCGCCGCGGGAGGTCCCGCCGAGTCCCCGCTGACCGCCCGCGAGCTGGAAGTGGCCCGGCTCGTGGCGTCCGGCCGCACCGACCGGGAGATCGCCGGCGAGCTGGTCATCTCGCCGAGGACGGTCGGCGCGCACGTCGAGCACATCCGTACCAAGCTCGGTGTGACCCGCCGCGCCCAGATCGCCGGCTGGCTGGCGACCGCTGTGAGCGACGACTCCCCGGCGCGGCTCCAAGATCGTCGACGCGGTTCCTAG
- a CDS encoding SCO4226 family nickel-binding protein, with the protein MAKFMDVHDGFYGVTAEQLSAAHDADLKIEAEEGVHFERAWLDPESGKVFCLSTGPSKEAVMRVHERAGHPTDQVFELTAEV; encoded by the coding sequence ATGGCGAAGTTCATGGACGTCCACGACGGCTTCTACGGCGTCACCGCCGAACAACTGAGCGCCGCACACGACGCCGACCTGAAGATCGAGGCCGAGGAGGGGGTGCACTTCGAGCGCGCCTGGCTCGACCCCGAGTCCGGGAAGGTGTTCTGCCTCAGCACCGGCCCCAGCAAGGAGGCGGTGATGCGGGTGCACGAGAGGGCCGGGCACCCGACCGACCAGGTCTTCGAGCTGACGGCCGAGGTCTGA
- a CDS encoding carboxymuconolactone decarboxylase family protein: MTRLPGMPPSSLDDAQRALHDAIAGGERANGPFPLVDEDGALVGPFNAMLLQPALGEALQALGSAVRYRTSLSGRAREIAVLTVARVWESDFETYAHRAAGLAAGLSAAELDATRFGDPYEQLVADTTVALAVRGDLTDAEFTAARDGLGEATIFELTTLVGYYATLALQLRVFRVSSPGRTLPS; the protein is encoded by the coding sequence ATGACCCGCCTGCCGGGGATGCCGCCCTCGTCTCTCGATGACGCGCAGCGGGCGCTCCATGACGCCATTGCCGGCGGGGAACGCGCCAATGGGCCGTTTCCCCTGGTGGACGAGGACGGCGCACTCGTCGGCCCGTTCAACGCGATGCTGCTGCAGCCCGCGCTCGGCGAGGCGCTGCAGGCTCTCGGGAGCGCGGTGCGATACCGCACCTCGCTCAGTGGGCGGGCACGGGAGATCGCCGTTCTCACGGTGGCGCGGGTCTGGGAGAGCGACTTCGAGACGTACGCCCACCGCGCCGCCGGCCTGGCCGCCGGACTCAGCGCGGCGGAGCTGGACGCGACCCGGTTCGGCGACCCGTACGAGCAGCTCGTCGCGGACACCACCGTCGCTCTCGCCGTTCGGGGCGACCTCACCGACGCCGAGTTCACGGCGGCCCGCGACGGGCTCGGCGAGGCGACGATCTTCGAGCTGACCACGCTGGTCGGGTACTACGCGACGCTCGCGCTCCAGCTTCGAGTCTTCCGCGTTTCCTCGCCCGGGCGTACGCTTCCCTCGTAG